The sequence CATATTAATGGCCCTTAGCCCTAATGGGATACCCAATCCAAGCACGACCCACCATGCCCACATATAATCCGGTGAGGTGAACCAGTTAATGGCAAACAGCAGTGCACACAGGATAACCGCGCGCAGTAATTGGCGTAAAAAAGCCATTTCATTGTCAACGGCATCACGGGCATCAAGTACCCGCTGGTCAACGGCATCAGCGGGTGCCGCTTGTTGCTGGCTGGCACCGGGGGTGTAGAGCTCGCTGACTTTCAGCTCCAAAACTGCGGCAATGGCACTCAAGGTTTCCAGGCTAGCTTGCTCGCCACTCTCTACTCGCTGGATAGTGCGCACATTAAGACTGCAAAGTTCGGCTAACTGCTCTTGTGACCAGGCGCGAGCCTGCCGTAATTCGCGAATACGATAAAGATTCATATTAAGCTCCCCATGGGGTTGGTTGGTATACCGGCAAACCTACGCGCACGCGTTCGACATCACCACGACAGTAACCCGACATCTTCCCGACGCCTGGCAGACAGTCACATCACGGCCTATTTTG comes from Yersinia bercovieri ATCC 43970 and encodes:
- a CDS encoding helix-turn-helix domain-containing protein, coding for MNLYRIRELRQARAWSQEQLAELCSLNVRTIQRVESGEQASLETLSAIAAVLELKVSELYTPGASQQQAAPADAVDQRVLDARDAVDNEMAFLRQLLRAVILCALLFAINWFTSPDYMWAWWVVLGLGIPLGLRAINMFLLGNWLERWQQKRLQKKLRNL